A single genomic interval of Zunongwangia sp. HGR-M22 harbors:
- a CDS encoding nicotinate phosphoribosyltransferase, producing the protein MFDFTATYTDQYQLAMSQVYFKNGKRNSRAVFDYYFRKIPYGSGFAIFAGLEDLLEIISNLRFNKKDIEFLKQYDFEDDFLEYLENFKFSGNIYSVQEGDIVFPTRPVLQVEANLIEAQIIETILLNLLNFQTLIATKAGRMRLVSGERTLLDFGLRRAQGPGGYYASRAAMIGGFNGTSNVIAGRDMDIPVSGTMAHSFIQSYDNEIDAFREFAKSRPKGCVLLVDTYDTLKSGVPNAIIVAKEMEAKGQKLLAIRLDSGDLAYFGKMARKQLDDAGLEYVKIAASNQLDEYVIKSLQEQDAPIDIYGVGTNLVIGKPDAALDGVYKLTFSDKQPRIKISESLIKTTLPHRKQVYRMKDNNGECAGIDIIAMEDEAETEISKVFHPSEPYKFLDVSAYKKEALLKPVMRDGKMNIERRTLTEIAEYSKSRLAELPLEYKRFNNPHIYKVSISEKLKEERDRLISEHKM; encoded by the coding sequence ATGTTCGATTTTACGGCTACTTATACCGATCAATACCAGCTTGCCATGTCGCAAGTATATTTTAAAAATGGAAAGCGAAATTCTAGAGCGGTCTTCGATTATTATTTCAGAAAGATTCCCTACGGAAGTGGTTTTGCGATTTTTGCAGGTTTAGAAGATTTACTTGAAATTATTAGTAATCTTCGTTTCAATAAAAAAGATATTGAGTTTTTAAAGCAGTACGATTTTGAAGACGATTTTCTGGAATATCTGGAGAATTTCAAATTTTCTGGAAATATTTATTCAGTACAGGAAGGGGATATTGTTTTTCCAACAAGACCGGTTTTGCAGGTAGAAGCCAACTTGATCGAAGCACAGATCATAGAAACTATTCTACTCAACTTACTAAATTTTCAAACGCTTATCGCTACTAAAGCTGGCAGAATGCGATTGGTCTCTGGAGAACGAACTTTGTTAGATTTTGGTTTACGACGTGCGCAGGGGCCGGGCGGATACTACGCTTCCAGAGCGGCAATGATCGGTGGCTTTAATGGCACTAGTAACGTTATCGCCGGTCGTGATATGGATATTCCTGTTTCGGGAACAATGGCCCATTCATTTATCCAAAGTTACGATAACGAGATCGATGCTTTTAGAGAGTTTGCTAAAAGTAGGCCTAAAGGCTGTGTACTTTTAGTAGATACCTACGATACCCTAAAAAGCGGAGTACCTAATGCGATTATCGTGGCTAAAGAAATGGAAGCGAAAGGACAAAAGCTACTTGCGATACGCCTCGATAGTGGAGATTTGGCTTATTTTGGTAAAATGGCAAGAAAGCAGCTGGACGATGCAGGTTTGGAATATGTGAAAATTGCAGCTTCTAATCAATTAGATGAATATGTGATTAAAAGTTTACAAGAGCAGGACGCGCCAATTGATATTTATGGAGTAGGCACTAATCTTGTAATCGGAAAGCCAGATGCAGCATTGGATGGAGTATACAAATTAACTTTTTCAGATAAGCAGCCTAGAATTAAGATATCAGAAAGTTTAATTAAGACCACACTTCCTCATCGTAAGCAGGTCTATCGAATGAAAGATAATAACGGTGAGTGCGCCGGTATCGATATCATTGCGATGGAAGATGAAGCGGAAACTGAAATATCAAAAGTTTTTCATCCTTCAGAACCTTATAAATTTTTAGATGTTTCAGCATATAAAAAAGAAGCTTTATTGAAGCCAGTAATGAGGGATGGTAAAATGAACATCGAAAGAAGAACACTTACTGAAATTGCCGAATATAGTAAGTCGAGATTGGCCGAATTGCCTTTAGAGTATAAACGCTTCAATAATCCACATATTTATAAAGTCAGCATTTCAGAAAAGCTGAAAGAAGAAAGAGATCGATTAATTAGCGAACACAAAATGTAA
- the pncA gene encoding bifunctional nicotinamidase/pyrazinamidase, whose amino-acid sequence MKALVLIDVQNDFMPGGALAVPGGDEIVPIINKLQEKFDLVIATQDWHPAGHASFASTHSKKTFEVIDLNGIDQVMWPDHCIQGSDGAAFHKDLKLDKIEAIFRKGTNPEIDSYSGFYDNAHLKSTGLSGYLKEKEVNELYFAGLACDFCVAFSVKDALAEGFKSFLIEDATRAIDAEGFKKAKAEIEANGGKILNSDEV is encoded by the coding sequence ATGAAAGCTTTAGTTCTTATAGATGTACAAAACGATTTTATGCCGGGTGGTGCTTTAGCGGTTCCTGGCGGAGATGAAATTGTGCCAATTATCAATAAACTTCAGGAGAAATTTGATTTGGTAATTGCCACTCAGGATTGGCATCCTGCCGGGCATGCCAGTTTTGCAAGTACCCATAGTAAAAAAACGTTCGAAGTAATCGATCTAAACGGAATCGATCAGGTAATGTGGCCAGATCATTGCATCCAGGGAAGCGACGGTGCAGCATTCCATAAGGATTTGAAATTGGATAAAATTGAAGCCATTTTTAGAAAAGGAACAAATCCTGAAATCGATAGTTATAGCGGTTTTTACGATAATGCTCATTTAAAATCTACAGGTTTAAGTGGATATCTAAAAGAGAAAGAGGTTAACGAACTTTATTTTGCTGGTTTAGCCTGCGATTTTTGTGTCGCTTTTAGTGTTAAAGATGCTTTAGCTGAAGGTTTTAAATCTTTTTTAATTGAAGATGCTACCAGAGCGATTGATGCTGAAGGTTTTAAAAAAGCAAAAGCTGAAATTGAAGCAAATGGAGGTAAGATTTTAAATTCAGATGAAGTATAA
- the gdhA gene encoding NADP-specific glutamate dehydrogenase — protein MEKNIQDFLDKVSQRNQNEPEFLQAVHEVAETIIPFIEQNSKYQNTKLLERMVEPERVIMFRVTWLDDKGDIQINRGYRIQMNSAIGPYKGGLRFHPSVNLSILKFLAFEQTFKNSLTTLPMGGGKGGSDFDPKGKSDNEVMRFCQSFMTELSKHIGYNTDVPAGDIGVGAREVGYMFGQYKRIQNEFTGILTGKGLSYGGSLIRPEATGYGNVYFTQNMLKTKGEKLEGKTVVISGSGNVAQYAAEKAIQLGAKVVTMSDSQGYVHDEDGIDAEKLQYIMELKNEKRGRIKEYTEKYTNAKFYADTTPWEVKCDVALPCATQNELKEEDAKKLVDNGCMCVGEGANMPCTPEAVEVFRDAKILFSPGKASNAGGVATSGLEMTQNSMRYNWTAEEVDKKLHEIMNDIHEKCVEYGTDKDGHVDYVKGANIAGFVKVADAMLAQGVV, from the coding sequence ATGGAAAAAAATATACAAGATTTCTTGGATAAAGTGTCTCAAAGAAATCAAAACGAACCAGAATTTTTACAAGCGGTTCATGAAGTTGCTGAAACCATTATACCTTTTATAGAACAAAATAGTAAATATCAAAATACCAAACTATTGGAGCGCATGGTAGAGCCAGAGCGCGTTATCATGTTTAGAGTTACATGGTTGGACGATAAAGGGGATATACAAATTAACCGCGGATATCGTATTCAAATGAATTCTGCAATCGGGCCATACAAAGGCGGATTACGTTTTCATCCATCAGTAAATCTAAGTATCCTTAAGTTTTTAGCTTTCGAGCAAACCTTTAAGAATAGTCTTACAACATTGCCGATGGGTGGTGGTAAAGGAGGATCAGATTTTGATCCCAAAGGAAAATCTGATAATGAAGTGATGCGTTTTTGCCAAAGCTTTATGACAGAGCTTAGCAAGCATATAGGATATAATACCGATGTTCCTGCCGGTGATATAGGAGTAGGTGCTAGAGAAGTGGGCTATATGTTTGGGCAATACAAAAGAATTCAAAACGAATTTACTGGTATATTAACGGGTAAAGGTCTTTCTTATGGAGGTTCCTTAATTCGTCCCGAAGCTACCGGGTACGGGAATGTATATTTTACCCAGAATATGCTTAAAACAAAAGGTGAAAAGCTAGAAGGGAAAACAGTAGTAATTTCTGGATCTGGTAATGTAGCGCAATATGCTGCAGAAAAAGCAATTCAGCTTGGAGCAAAAGTGGTTACGATGTCTGATTCTCAGGGATACGTTCACGATGAAGATGGGATTGATGCAGAAAAACTTCAATACATCATGGAGCTTAAAAACGAAAAACGTGGTAGAATTAAAGAGTATACTGAAAAATATACCAATGCCAAATTCTATGCAGATACCACTCCATGGGAAGTAAAATGTGATGTAGCATTGCCATGTGCAACTCAAAACGAGTTAAAAGAAGAAGATGCTAAGAAATTAGTAGATAATGGATGTATGTGTGTTGGCGAAGGAGCTAACATGCCATGTACTCCAGAAGCTGTGGAAGTTTTTCGTGATGCGAAAATTTTATTCTCTCCTGGAAAAGCTTCAAATGCCGGTGGTGTAGCTACTTCAGGATTAGAAATGACGCAAAACTCAATGCGTTATAACTGGACGGCTGAAGAAGTAGATAAGAAACTTCACGAAATCATGAATGATATTCATGAGAAATGTGTAGAATATGGTACCGATAAAGATGGTCATGTAGATTACGTAAAAGGAGCAAATATCGCTGGTTTTGTTAAAGTAGCCGATGCAATGTTAGCCCAAGGCGTTGTATAA
- the recO gene encoding DNA repair protein RecO gives MIVNSKAIVISALKYGEADLIVNLYSLESGLRTYMLRGILKSKKGKFKASQFQLLTQLDIVASHKNKGTLEYLKDAKVINTYNSLHTNMIKASLVMFIAEILKSAIREEEANPALYHFLETAFSWLDLHDKIANFHIMFLLKLSGFLGFQPDDLNTEQPFFNLLEGTFESVKTNEYCIEGENLDILRAFLNVSFNDMQQIKLTGEQRSDFLKMLVLYYELHIEGFRKPKSLTVLNEIFN, from the coding sequence ATGATCGTAAATTCTAAAGCAATTGTAATTAGCGCGCTAAAATATGGGGAAGCAGATCTTATTGTAAACCTGTATTCTTTAGAAAGTGGGTTGCGCACCTATATGCTACGCGGAATTTTAAAATCGAAAAAAGGGAAATTTAAAGCCAGTCAATTTCAGTTGCTAACTCAGCTCGACATCGTCGCGAGCCACAAGAATAAAGGCACCTTAGAGTATCTAAAAGATGCTAAGGTTATAAACACGTATAATTCGTTACACACTAACATGATCAAAGCAAGTTTGGTGATGTTTATTGCTGAAATTTTAAAAAGTGCAATTAGAGAAGAAGAAGCTAATCCTGCATTATATCACTTTTTGGAAACCGCCTTTAGTTGGCTTGATTTGCACGATAAGATTGCTAATTTTCATATAATGTTTTTGCTGAAATTATCTGGATTTTTAGGTTTTCAGCCAGACGATTTAAATACAGAGCAGCCATTTTTTAATTTGCTGGAAGGAACCTTTGAATCTGTTAAAACCAATGAATATTGCATAGAAGGCGAAAATCTTGATATTTTGCGAGCATTTTTAAATGTGAGCTTTAATGATATGCAGCAGATAAAATTAACGGGCGAGCAGCGATCTGATTTTTTAAAAATGTTGGTGTTGTATTACGAGTTGCATATCGAAGGATTTAGAAAGCCAAAATCTCTAACCGTACTCAACGAAATCTTTAATTAA
- a CDS encoding THC0290_0291 family protein: MKRIRISFLIVFLCLLSDLGYGQVLHEIGVTAGPLAITTDYGQRGELRNLYLNTGFGIGFQHYMNFVFTGNNTQTNYFKDFFRVRTEIDYFHTYLDHYGPISYQNNPRGEMLRAMHGETQLIEFGTQLEWHFTQIREFLIFSYRFSPYITAGAHLAYYMPDAYSDLGPLDRPGVLFPSFTDGLNLDNDITYNLIFGGGTRYRLGRNSDLVAEIKWQYYGSDYVEGLDVQGPQNKSNDWSVWLNFGYIYYLNF; the protein is encoded by the coding sequence TTGAAGCGGATTCGTATTAGTTTTTTGATCGTTTTTTTATGCCTTTTATCTGATTTAGGATATGGGCAGGTGCTACATGAAATTGGAGTGACAGCAGGGCCACTTGCTATTACTACAGATTATGGCCAGCGAGGTGAGCTTAGAAACCTTTATTTGAATACCGGTTTTGGCATCGGTTTTCAGCATTATATGAATTTTGTATTTACCGGTAATAATACTCAAACTAATTATTTTAAAGACTTTTTTAGAGTACGTACAGAAATTGATTATTTTCATACCTATCTAGACCATTACGGCCCTATTTCTTACCAAAACAACCCCAGAGGAGAGATGCTACGTGCCATGCATGGTGAAACGCAACTAATAGAATTTGGGACACAACTAGAATGGCATTTTACCCAAATTAGAGAGTTTCTTATCTTTTCTTATCGCTTCTCACCCTATATAACAGCAGGAGCCCATTTAGCATATTATATGCCCGATGCCTATAGTGACCTTGGTCCGCTCGATCGTCCGGGAGTACTTTTCCCTTCTTTTACAGATGGTTTGAATTTAGACAATGATATTACCTACAATCTTATTTTTGGTGGTGGAACTCGTTATAGGTTAGGAAGAAATAGCGATTTGGTTGCTGAAATTAAATGGCAATATTACGGTAGCGATTATGTAGAAGGGCTTGATGTACAGGGGCCACAAAACAAATCTAATGATTGGTCGGTATGGTTAAACTTCGGTTATATTTATTATCTTAACTTCTAG
- a CDS encoding TonB-dependent receptor plug domain-containing protein has protein sequence MRFLVFFFFIFLSGNLFSQHIIVLDSATEEPLSDVIIFNAEKAKTSFSNFEGRADISKFDTSEVLFFQHVSHQLFEIIKSEIKDQIVYLKEDQNKLDQVVLSVAKFQLKKDEIPQKIVSIDKEDVLLNSPQTSADLLESTGQVFVQKSQLGGGSPMIRGFATNRVLISVDGVRMNTAIFRSGNLQNVINIDPLAIERSEVILGPGSVVYGSDAIGGVMNFYTLKPRFSFGAETSVSGNFYGRYSSANNEQTLHADVNVGRRNWAFQTSVSYSDFGDLKMGEHGPDSYLRPEYAVRENDKDVILQNDDPLIQKPTGYTQLSLLEKVKYMPNETWNFNLGLIYSETSDYPRYDRLYRRRNGQLRAAEWHYGPQRWFLGDFKINKKGNGELYDKAQFMLAYQFFEESRHDRDFGSEILFNTEENVGAYSANLDFEKAFEGSKLFYGLEYVNNQVKSEGFQENINSVVEQQTASRYPDNSNWKSLAAYATYQWQIQEDLNFQSGLRYNHILLNAKFDENLYDFPFRDADINTGALTASAGINWKQNQYLQWRVNASTAFRAPNIDDVGKIFDSEPGSVVVPNPNLKPEYAYNAEIGVNWSPAENIRFGFAGFYTWLEDAMVRRDFNLNGQTEIDYQGEASNIQAIQNASNAHVYGVEGNIEVDFSVALRLASKISITEGEEELDDGSVAPLRHAAPLFGNTHFIWHKKKVKLDLFAQYNGEISYKDLATSEQGKAYLYTVDANGNPYSPSWYTLNLTGQYDLDENWLLTASVENITDQRYRTYSSGIAAAGRNLIISARFRF, from the coding sequence ATGCGTTTTTTAGTCTTTTTCTTCTTTATTTTTTTAAGCGGAAATTTATTTTCTCAACATATCATTGTTCTCGATAGCGCTACAGAGGAGCCGTTAAGCGATGTCATTATTTTTAATGCTGAAAAGGCCAAAACCAGTTTTAGTAATTTTGAAGGTCGCGCCGATATATCAAAATTCGATACTTCTGAAGTCCTTTTTTTTCAGCATGTTTCGCATCAATTATTTGAAATTATAAAGTCTGAAATCAAAGATCAGATCGTTTATCTTAAGGAAGACCAGAATAAGCTCGATCAGGTAGTGCTTTCCGTAGCAAAATTTCAGCTTAAAAAAGATGAAATTCCGCAGAAAATAGTCAGCATAGACAAAGAAGACGTTTTATTAAACAGCCCACAAACTTCCGCAGATCTTTTAGAAAGCACCGGGCAGGTTTTTGTACAAAAAAGTCAGTTAGGCGGCGGGAGTCCAATGATTCGTGGTTTCGCGACCAATCGCGTCTTAATTTCTGTAGATGGAGTGCGAATGAATACCGCCATTTTTAGAAGCGGAAACCTGCAAAATGTGATCAACATCGATCCTTTGGCAATCGAAAGGTCTGAAGTTATTTTGGGTCCGGGATCGGTAGTTTATGGAAGTGATGCAATTGGCGGTGTGATGAATTTTTATACGCTAAAACCTCGATTTTCGTTTGGAGCGGAAACTTCGGTTAGTGGTAATTTCTACGGAAGATATTCATCAGCAAATAATGAGCAAACTTTGCATGCAGATGTTAATGTTGGAAGACGAAATTGGGCATTTCAAACCTCGGTTTCCTATTCCGATTTTGGTGATCTAAAAATGGGAGAGCATGGCCCCGATTCTTATTTAAGGCCAGAATATGCGGTAAGAGAAAATGATAAAGATGTGATTTTGCAAAACGACGATCCATTAATTCAAAAACCAACCGGATATACGCAGCTTAGCTTGCTAGAAAAAGTGAAATATATGCCCAATGAAACCTGGAATTTCAACTTAGGGCTTATTTACAGTGAAACTTCAGATTATCCAAGATATGATCGTTTGTACCGAAGAAGAAATGGGCAGTTACGGGCAGCCGAGTGGCATTATGGGCCGCAGCGATGGTTTTTAGGCGATTTTAAAATCAATAAAAAAGGCAATGGTGAACTTTATGATAAAGCGCAATTTATGCTGGCATATCAGTTTTTTGAAGAAAGTCGCCACGATCGTGATTTTGGTTCGGAAATTTTATTTAATACTGAAGAAAATGTAGGCGCTTATTCGGCGAATCTTGATTTCGAAAAAGCTTTTGAAGGCAGCAAATTGTTTTACGGACTAGAATATGTAAATAATCAGGTAAAATCTGAAGGTTTTCAGGAAAATATAAACTCTGTCGTAGAACAACAAACTGCTTCCCGATATCCAGATAATTCCAATTGGAAATCTTTGGCAGCGTATGCAACGTATCAATGGCAAATTCAGGAAGATCTAAATTTCCAGTCGGGTTTACGATATAATCATATTTTATTAAATGCGAAATTCGATGAAAATCTATATGATTTTCCGTTTAGGGATGCCGATATCAATACGGGGGCATTGACAGCCAGCGCCGGAATTAACTGGAAACAAAATCAATACTTGCAATGGCGTGTAAATGCATCTACTGCCTTTAGAGCACCAAATATTGATGATGTTGGGAAGATTTTTGATTCTGAGCCAGGCTCAGTGGTAGTACCTAATCCCAACCTAAAACCCGAGTATGCTTATAATGCTGAAATTGGAGTGAATTGGTCGCCGGCTGAAAATATCCGTTTTGGTTTTGCAGGTTTTTATACTTGGTTGGAAGATGCGATGGTACGCCGTGATTTTAATTTGAACGGGCAAACAGAGATCGACTATCAGGGTGAAGCAAGCAACATCCAGGCCATCCAAAATGCATCTAATGCTCATGTTTATGGAGTTGAAGGAAATATTGAGGTCGATTTTTCAGTGGCTTTAAGACTGGCTTCAAAAATTTCTATCACCGAAGGAGAGGAAGAATTGGATGATGGCTCGGTAGCACCTTTAAGACATGCTGCCCCACTATTTGGGAATACGCATTTCATCTGGCATAAAAAGAAAGTAAAGCTCGATCTTTTTGCGCAATATAACGGAGAGATCAGTTATAAAGATTTAGCAACTTCAGAGCAG